A section of the Cydia splendana chromosome 1, ilCydSple1.2, whole genome shotgun sequence genome encodes:
- the LOC134797873 gene encoding muscle-specific protein 20-like — protein MPGRPIWQCAGKREPEKEVEAQRWVEAVIGERFPNLPYELALRDGIILCKLMNRLQPGIITKVNISGGDYKFMDNISQFQKACVKYGVPDVDLFQTTDLWDQKNIALVTTTIFAIGRTAYKHPEWRGPFLGPKPAEENKREFSEDVVRAGQTVIGLQAGTNKHATQSGQNFGASRKIILGK, from the exons TGCGCTGGCAAACGTGAGCCCGAGAAGGAGGTAGAAGCCCAGCGATGGGTAGAAGCCGTGATCGGAGAGCGGTTCCCCAACCTGCCCTACGAGCTGGCGCTGCGGGACGGCATCATCCTCTGCAAGCTGATGAACCGGCTGCAGCCCGGCATCATCACCAAGGTCAACATCTCCGGCGGGGACTACAAGTTCATGGACAACATTAGCCA GTTTCAAAAGGCGTGCGTGAAATACGGCGTGCCCGACGTGGACCTGTTCCAGACCACGGACCTTTGGGACCAGAAGAACATTGCTCTTGTTACCACGACCATCTTCGCCATTGGCAGAACT gcTTACAAACACCCTGAATGGCGCGGTCCTTTCCTCGGCCCCAAACCTGCTGAAGAAAACAAACGCGAGTTCAGTGAAGACGTCGTTCGGGCAGGACAGACTGTGATCGGGCTGCAAGCCGGCACCAATAAACACGCGACGCAGTCTGGACAAAACTTTGGCGCATCCCGCAAGATCATCCTCGGCAAGTGA